The Saccharopolyspora gregorii genomic interval GCGGGAGCAGGACCTGCGCGGCAACCTGTGACGCCGGGCGTCCCGCCGCGTGCGCGCGGCGGGACCGCTCACCGCTCGGAGGTGACGGTGTAGCCGGCGCGGGTCAGCTCGGCGACCACGTGCTCGCGGTGCTCCGGCCCGCGGGTCTCCAGGCTCACCTCCACGTCCACCTGGCCGAGCGCCAGCGCCCCGGAGATCCGGGAGTGCTCGATGTCCAGCACGTTCGCCGCCAGGTCGCCGAGCCTGCCGAGCAGCTCCGCCAGCGAGCCCGGCAGGTCCGGCAGCCGCACCCGCAACGACAGGTAGCGGCCCGCGGAGGTCATGCCGTGCCGGATCAGCTGCAGCAGCAGCAACGGGTCGATGTTGCCGCCGGAGAGCACCGCGACCGTCGGCGGCGCCAGCAGGTCGGGGCGTTCCAGCAGGCCAGCGACGGCCGCGACCCCGGCCGGTTCGGCGACGAGCTTCATCCGCTCCAGGCACAGCAGCAGCGCCCGGGACAGGGCCTGCTCGCTCACCGCGATCACGTCGTCGACGAGGGCGGACACGTGCTCGAAGGTGACCTCCCCGGGCTGGGCGACGGCGATGCCGTCGGCCATCGTGCGCGTGTCGGACAGGCGCACCGGAGCTCCCTGCGCCAGCGAAGGCGGCCAGGCCGCGGCCTGCTCGGCCTGCACCCCGATGACCCGGACCTGCGGGCGCAGCGCCTTCACCGCGGCCGCGACCCCGGCGACCAGGCCACCGCCGCCGGTGGGCACCAGCACGGTGCCGACCTCCGGCAGCTGCTCCAGCACCTCCAGCCCGACGGTCCCCTGCCCGGCCAGCACGTCCGGGTGGTCGAACGGGTGGATGAACTCGGCGCCGGTGCGGGCGGCGTGCTCCTGCGCCAGCGCGAGGGTCTCGGACAGCACCGCGCCCTCCGCGCGCACCTCGGCGCCGTAGGACTGGGTCGCGGCCAGCTTCGGCAGCGTCGCGCGCTCCGGCATGAACACCGTGGACTCGATGCCCAGCAGCGAGGCCGCCAGCGCCACGCCTTGCGCGTGGTTGCCCGCGCTGGCCGCCACCACTCCCGCCGCCCGGCGCTCCTCGTCCAGGGCGCGCAGCCGGACGTAGGCGCCGCGCAGCTTGAACGACCCGGTGCGCTGCAAGTTCTCGCACTTCAAGTGCACGTCGGCACCGACGTGGTCGCTGAGCACCCGGGAGTGGGCGAGCGGAGTGCGGCGGGCCACGTCCGCCAGGTCACCGGCGGCGGCGCGGATCCGGTCCAAGCTGATCAGGGACATGCGCCAATCGTGCCCCAGCGCGAAGCCGGACCGCCGACCGAGGTGTTGGGTACGCTGCTCGGTACGCGTGATCCGCCCGCGGCATCGGGGGTCTGCCGGGGCGCGCGCACCCACGACGGCGCAACGGCGCGCGGAGCGGCGGCTCCGGGGAGGACACGGATGGCACCGGCGATGGCATCGACGGGAACGCTTCCACTGGTCGGCGGGATCGCGGTGGCGGCGGTCCTGTCGGCGGGCGCCGTGTTCGCGGTCGCCCAGGCGGGCTGCGACGAACCCGGTTCGTACCGGCAGCAGGACGGGGTGGTCGAGCTGATCGGCGGCTGCGTGCAGGCGGAAGACCTGCCGGTCTCCCCGGAAGCCCAGGACGGCAACCCCCCGCACACCACCACGGGCACCTCGGTCGCCCCCTGACCCCGTCCCGGACCCGGCGAACCGGGCCCCGCTTCGTCCTGTCAGCGGCGAAGCCGCTGAGCAGCGACCACCAGAGCAACGGGACCACCCGCGGGTTCTCAGCTGCCTTCTCGCGAGGACAGCGTTTTCTCATGTGGCGGAGCCACCTGTGAAAACGATCCCGCAGCGAGAAGGCAGCTGAGGTTCCGCCACCCCACCCCCGCGCAACAGGGGAACGGGCAATTACCCGCTCAGAGGGCGGACAGGAGGTCTTCCACCAGGTCGTCGGGGTCCTCGATGCCGACGGACAACCGGACCAGCTCCGCGGGCACCTGCAGCACCGAACCGGCGGTGCTCGCGTGCGTCATCTTGCCGGGGTGCTCGATCAGCGACTCGACGCCGCCGAGCGACTCGGCGAGGGTGAACAGCCGGGTCTTCGCGCACACCTCCAGTGCGGCCTGCTCGCCGTCCACGTGGGTGAACGAGATCATGCCGCCGAAGCCGTGCATCTGCTTGGCCGCGACCTCGTGGCCCGGGTGCTCGGGCAGGCCCGGGTAGTAGACCTTCGAGACCTTCGGGTGCTCGCGCAGCGCGGCGGCGATGCGCCCGGCGTTCGCGCTGTGCCGGTCCATCCGGGCCGCGAGGGTCTTCACTCCGCGCAGCGTCAGCCACGCGTCGAACGGGCCCGGCACCGCACCGGCGGTGTTCTGCAGGAACGCCACCGAGCTCGCCAGCTCGTCGTCGGAGGTGAGCACCGCGCCCCCGACCACGTCGGAGTGGCCGCCGAGGTACTTGGTGGTGGAGTGCACCACCACGTCCGCGCCCAGCTCCAGCGGGCGCTGCAGGTACGGCGAGGCGAAGGTGTTGTCCACCACGAGCTTCACCCCGGCGTCCCGCGAGACCTGGGCCAGCGCGGCGATGTCGGCGATGGTCAGCAGCGGGTTCGTGGGCGTCTCGACCCAGAGCACCTTCGTCTCCGGCCGGACCGCCGCGCGCACCGCGTCCACGTCGGACACCGGCACCGGCGTGTACTGCACGCCCCACTCGGTGAGGACCTTGTCGATCAGCCGGAACGTGCCGCCGTAGGCGTCGTCCGGGATGATCACGTGGTCGCCGGGGCGCAGCGCGCCGCGCAGCACCGCGTCCGTGGCCGCCATCCCCGAGGAGAACGCCCTGCCGTGCTTGGCGCCCTCCAGCTCCGCGAGGCACTGCTCCAGCGCGGTGCGGGTGGGGTTGCCGGTGCGCGAGTACTCGTACCCGGCGCGCATCCCGCCCACGCCGTCCTGGGCGTAGGTCGAGGTCGCGTGGATGGGCACGATCACCGAACCGGTCGTCGGATCGGGTTGCTGTCCCGCGTGAATCGCGCGGGTGGCGAAGCCATCACTCATGCACCGCAGCGTACGGACCACACGGGCATCCGCCGTTCGGCAGGTGGCCGTCCCACCGGTGCCCGCGCAGGACGACGGCCCACGACCGGAGGGTCGTGGGCCGTCGCGGCTGGATCAGCGGATCACCACTGCGGGGGCTGCTGCCCCGGCTGCTGCGGATACCCACCGGGCTGCTGCCCGTACTGCGGGGGCTGGCCGTACGGGGGTTGTCCGGGCTGCGGCTGGCCGTAGGGCTGGCCGTACTGCGGCGGCTGGCCGTACGGCTGCTGGCCCGGCTGCGGCTGGCCGTACTGGGGCTGGCCGTACGGCTGGCCCGGCTGCGGCTGCCCCGGCTGGCCGTACGGGTTCGGCTGCCCGAACTGCTGGCCGGGCTGGCCGTAGGGGTTCGGCTGGCCGTACGGGGGCTGGCCCGGCTGCCCGAACTGCGGCTGGGCCGCGTAGGGCTGCCCGGCGAAACCAGGCTGCGGGCCGCCCTCGGCGGCGGGCGCGGCGGCGATCCACTCGCGGGTGGCGGGCAGCACCGCCAGCACAGCAATGGCGATCGGGATGATCGCGCCGAGGATGTAGCCGATGAGCAGTGGCACGGTCGTGGCGAAAGCGATCGCGGTGATCAACGAGATCAACGCGGTGAGACCCGCTCCGCCTGCGGTCAAGTACGGCCCGAGCTGCTGGCGCAGGATCAGGAACACACCGCCGACCGTCATCACGATCACGCCGAGGAGGCTCAGCAGCGCCAATCCGCCCGGGAACCCGATCCCGGGGATGAACATCCCGATGAGGGAGAAGAGCACGTTGAGCCCACCGAGGACGGCGGCCACCCAGCCGGTGACCTTGGCGAGCATGCCGTTCCCCGCACCCGGCTGCCCGTAGCCACCCGGCCCGGCCTGCGGCGGCGGCGCGCCGAAGCCGGCCTGCGGCGCCGGGAACCCACCGCCGGGAGTACCGGCCTGCGGGGGCTGCTGCGGGAAGCCACCGGGCTGGCTCTGCGTGCCCGGCTGGCTGTACATCGGCTGCGGGGGCTGAGCCGACGGCGGCACCATCTGGGTGGCGGCCTCGCCGCCCTGCCCGGCGAGTCCCGGCTGCTCGTACATCGGCTGCGCGGGCTGCATCGACGGCGGCACGACCTGGGTGGAGTCCCCACCGGTCTGCTGCGGGCGCACCACCTGCGTGGCGTCCGCGGACGGCTGGTCCGCGGCCTGCTCCGTCTGCGCGGGGCGGACGACCTGAGTGGCGTCCGCGCCGGAGGACTGGTCGGTGGCCGGGGTCTGCGGGTCCAGCTGGGAACCGATCTTCGACTCGGCGGCCTGGGCCTCCGAGTCCGGTCCCTGCGGTTGCTGTCCCTGCTGACCGCCGTCCGGCGGCTGCGGAGAGCTCATCGGGTTTCCTGACCCCCTTGGGCGTGGAACGTGGATCTGCGGAGCGTGTTGATCGTGCACACGCTATCCGATGTGTCGCAGCGTAGCGGCCGTTCGTGACCAGAAGTCAACGCCCGGCGATGAAGGCGAGGACGTCCTGGCGCGTGACGACACCGGCCGGTTTGCCGCCGATGAGCACCATCGCCCCGTCCGCGTCGGTCAGCGCCGCCATCGCAGCGCTGACCTCCTCGCCTGCGCCGATGGTGGGCAGCGGCGGGGACATGTGCTGTTCGATGCGGTCGGCGAGCTGCGCGCGGCCGGCGAACAGCGCGTCCAGCAGGTCCCGTTCGTTCACCGCACCGGCGATCTCGGCGACCATGACCGGCGGTTCCGCGTTGACGACCGGCATCTGGGACACGCCGAACTCGCGCAGGATCGCCACCGCCTCGGCGACGGTCTCGTTCGGGTGAACGTGGACGAGTTCGGGGAGGGTGCCGTCCTTGCGCAGCAGCACGTCCTTGATGGCGCCGCCCGCGTGGTCCGGGGACAGGAAGCCGTACTTCGCCATCCACGAGTCGTTGAAGACCTTGCCCAGGTAGCCGCGGCCGCCGTCGGGCAGCAGCACCACGACCACGTCGTCCGGCCCGGTGCTCTCGGCGACGCGCAGCGCGGCGGCCGCCGCCATCCCGCAGGAACCGCCGACGAGCAGCGCCTCCTCCCGGGCGAGGGCGCGGGTCATGGTGAACGAGTCGGCGTCCGAGACCGGCACGATCTCGTCGCAGATGTTCCGGTCGTAGGTCGTCGGCCAGAAGTCCTCGCCGACGCCTTCCACGAGGTACGGCCGTCCGCCGCCTCCGGAGTACACGGAACCCTCCGGGTCCGCCCCGATGATCTTGACCTTGCCGCCGGAGACCTCCTTGAGGTACCGGCCGATGCCGGAGATGGTGCCGCCGGTCCCGATGCCCGCCACGAAGTGCGTGATCCGGCCCTCGGTCTGCCGCCAGATCTCCGGGCCGGTGCTCGCGTAGTGCGACTCCGGGTTCGCGGGGTTGGCGTACTGGTTCGGCTTCCACGCGCCGTCGATCTCGGTGACCAGCCGGTCCGAGACGCTGTAGTACGACTCGGCGTGCTCCGGCGGCACCGCGGTCGGGCACACCACGACCTCGGCGCCGTAGGCCTCCAGCACGGCCCGCTTGTCCTCGCTGACCTTGTCCGGGCAGACGAACACGCAGCGGTAGCCCTTGCGCTGGGCCACCATCGCCAAGCCCACGCCGGTGTTGCCGGAGGTCGGCTCGACGATGGTGCCGCCCGGCTTCAGCTCGCCGGACTCCTCCGCCGCCTCCACCATGCGCAGCGCGATGCGGTCCTTGACGCTGCCGCCGGGGTTCAGGTATTCGACCTTCGCCAGCACCGGCGTCGAAGCCGATCCCGCCAGCGAGTTCAACCGCACCAGCGGGGTGTTGCCGACGAGGTCGATCACGTGCTCGACGTAGTCCACAGCGAGTCCCTTTCGCTCTCCGCGACGTTGTGCGGCTGAGCCTAAGCGGCGGTTTCCCGGCTCGTGGCGCACGGGTGGTCCCTGGGCGCGCCGCCCGGATCGCCCGACGCGGCGGCCCGGTGGGAACGTTTTCCCGGCTGAGGGCGTATTCATGTACAGGACGAGAATTCGCGGAGCGTCGGTGTGGCGCGAGGAGGAGCGGTCATGGTCGGGACGCGGATGCTGCGGCTGGCACTGGTGGCGGCGGGAGCCGTCGGCGGGGTGTCCGGCGCCGCGTACGGCCTGCTCAACGGGCAGTCCT includes:
- a CDS encoding cystathionine beta-synthase, with the translated sequence MDYVEHVIDLVGNTPLVRLNSLAGSASTPVLAKVEYLNPGGSVKDRIALRMVEAAEESGELKPGGTIVEPTSGNTGVGLAMVAQRKGYRCVFVCPDKVSEDKRAVLEAYGAEVVVCPTAVPPEHAESYYSVSDRLVTEIDGAWKPNQYANPANPESHYASTGPEIWRQTEGRITHFVAGIGTGGTISGIGRYLKEVSGGKVKIIGADPEGSVYSGGGGRPYLVEGVGEDFWPTTYDRNICDEIVPVSDADSFTMTRALAREEALLVGGSCGMAAAAALRVAESTGPDDVVVVLLPDGGRGYLGKVFNDSWMAKYGFLSPDHAGGAIKDVLLRKDGTLPELVHVHPNETVAEAVAILREFGVSQMPVVNAEPPVMVAEIAGAVNERDLLDALFAGRAQLADRIEQHMSPPLPTIGAGEEVSAAMAALTDADGAMVLIGGKPAGVVTRQDVLAFIAGR
- a CDS encoding cystathionine gamma-synthase → MSDGFATRAIHAGQQPDPTTGSVIVPIHATSTYAQDGVGGMRAGYEYSRTGNPTRTALEQCLAELEGAKHGRAFSSGMAATDAVLRGALRPGDHVIIPDDAYGGTFRLIDKVLTEWGVQYTPVPVSDVDAVRAAVRPETKVLWVETPTNPLLTIADIAALAQVSRDAGVKLVVDNTFASPYLQRPLELGADVVVHSTTKYLGGHSDVVGGAVLTSDDELASSVAFLQNTAGAVPGPFDAWLTLRGVKTLAARMDRHSANAGRIAAALREHPKVSKVYYPGLPEHPGHEVAAKQMHGFGGMISFTHVDGEQAALEVCAKTRLFTLAESLGGVESLIEHPGKMTHASTAGSVLQVPAELVRLSVGIEDPDDLVEDLLSAL
- the ilvA gene encoding threonine ammonia-lyase translates to MSLISLDRIRAAAGDLADVARRTPLAHSRVLSDHVGADVHLKCENLQRTGSFKLRGAYVRLRALDEERRAAGVVAASAGNHAQGVALAASLLGIESTVFMPERATLPKLAATQSYGAEVRAEGAVLSETLALAQEHAARTGAEFIHPFDHPDVLAGQGTVGLEVLEQLPEVGTVLVPTGGGGLVAGVAAAVKALRPQVRVIGVQAEQAAAWPPSLAQGAPVRLSDTRTMADGIAVAQPGEVTFEHVSALVDDVIAVSEQALSRALLLCLERMKLVAEPAGVAAVAGLLERPDLLAPPTVAVLSGGNIDPLLLLQLIRHGMTSAGRYLSLRVRLPDLPGSLAELLGRLGDLAANVLDIEHSRISGALALGQVDVEVSLETRGPEHREHVVAELTRAGYTVTSER